In Alphaproteobacteria bacterium, one DNA window encodes the following:
- a CDS encoding DUF4159 domain-containing protein, whose amino-acid sequence MSGLVWTTPWLLWGLALLPGLIWWLRRHPPAPRPCDFPAMRLLLGLAVPITPRRRTPWWLLVLRGGLIGMLILGLAGPVRQSFAPVRTPLLLLIDNGWAVASSWNELRDRAVQAASRAQYSKADVYVLATAPDASGQSVRLMGPMPAAQAQRQIEALTPQPWPTSRTQAAQAMAAVPSAARAIWFSDGLASSGDPALRQALDALAGWEVTAPARRALLLRPVQTTERGLQWKITRAGPEATERAVTIRAIGVDETEIGRQTIILASGDNAGGDVMPLDPMALRQVARLELAQDIGAGGVSLMDTQARRGPITLRAAAGQEQPLLRGATYIRRALAPDYAVQEQAQIVDMQDSPPSLLILPEGGTPSADELRQLRGYVEKGGVLVRFAGGQAFDPLDPLLPAVLSRTPYQAQGALDWQGALTVKTPDADSPLAGLPVSSADKIAWVLRPEPSLPPSTQVWARLSDETPLVLAQPIGQGWLILVTARIDSLGGPFVLSESFVFLVRHMARLAHAPRLDLATPRKSFEEGSLPAHEVLNGLGRLAPPGEAVLALPAGEIWSPSPQHPPGFYGRPGDMQARNLGAVLPDLTPLSNARTWQRQEDGPQPLGGFLLALAGLMLVIDLALLARPRGKNRAGAWLALILMVAPGAAGATSVDLTRADLVLAYVMTGDSSTDRLSAQGLRGLARVLEQRTSLVHVAVTPVALDRDDLALYPLLYWPLSDAQAPLETDQARRLDAYWQQGGMTLFDLRGQDGAQLNRVLSALTLPALEPLPSDHVLTRSFYLMKEFPGRRPSTALWVSLGTERQDGIGALVVGDQDWASAWAVDSSGRPMVDLSPGGEAQREMAYRFGVNLVMMALTGRYKTDQVHLPYILRRLNREPMP is encoded by the coding sequence ATGTCGGGCCTGGTATGGACAACTCCCTGGCTATTATGGGGACTGGCTTTGCTGCCGGGATTGATCTGGTGGCTGCGTCGCCATCCGCCCGCGCCGCGTCCATGCGATTTTCCCGCGATGCGTCTCTTGCTGGGCTTGGCCGTGCCGATCACGCCCCGGCGACGGACTCCGTGGTGGTTATTGGTATTGCGCGGCGGCTTGATCGGCATGCTTATTCTGGGCTTGGCGGGACCGGTGCGCCAGAGTTTCGCGCCGGTGCGGACTCCCCTGCTGCTGCTCATCGACAATGGTTGGGCCGTGGCGTCGTCATGGAACGAGCTGCGCGATAGGGCCGTTCAGGCGGCCTCGCGCGCTCAATACAGCAAAGCGGATGTCTATGTGCTGGCGACCGCGCCCGATGCGTCCGGACAATCTGTGCGCCTGATGGGGCCGATGCCTGCCGCGCAAGCGCAGCGGCAGATTGAAGCCTTGACGCCCCAGCCTTGGCCAACTTCTCGCACCCAGGCCGCGCAAGCGATGGCGGCGGTGCCGTCCGCCGCGCGGGCGATATGGTTCAGCGACGGCCTGGCAAGCTCGGGCGATCCGGCCTTGCGTCAAGCCTTGGACGCGCTGGCGGGATGGGAGGTGACGGCCCCGGCCCGTCGCGCCTTGCTGTTGCGGCCTGTGCAAACCACCGAGCGCGGCTTGCAGTGGAAAATTACGCGGGCGGGGCCGGAGGCGACCGAACGCGCGGTAACCATCCGCGCCATCGGCGTGGATGAAACGGAAATCGGTCGTCAGACCATCATCTTAGCTTCTGGAGACAATGCGGGCGGCGATGTGATGCCGCTGGATCCGATGGCGCTGCGTCAGGTGGCGCGGCTGGAGCTGGCGCAGGACATAGGGGCGGGCGGCGTCAGCCTGATGGATACCCAAGCGCGGCGCGGCCCTATCACCCTTCGCGCCGCCGCCGGACAGGAACAACCTTTGCTGCGCGGCGCGACCTATATTCGCCGCGCCTTGGCACCCGATTATGCCGTGCAAGAACAGGCGCAGATCGTGGATATGCAAGACTCGCCGCCGTCTTTGTTGATCTTGCCCGAAGGCGGCACCCCATCCGCCGACGAATTGCGGCAGTTGCGCGGCTATGTCGAAAAAGGCGGGGTCTTGGTCCGCTTTGCCGGTGGGCAGGCCTTCGATCCGCTTGATCCTTTATTGCCTGCCGTTCTCAGTCGTACGCCGTATCAGGCGCAAGGCGCGCTCGATTGGCAAGGCGCGTTGACGGTGAAAACGCCCGATGCGGATTCGCCCCTGGCGGGACTCCCCGTTTCGTCAGCCGATAAGATCGCCTGGGTCTTGCGCCCAGAGCCTTCCTTGCCGCCAAGCACGCAGGTCTGGGCGCGGTTGTCCGATGAAACGCCCTTGGTCCTGGCCCAGCCCATCGGCCAAGGATGGTTGATCCTGGTCACCGCGCGTATCGATTCCTTGGGCGGTCCCTTTGTCTTGTCGGAAAGCTTCGTCTTTTTGGTGCGGCATATGGCGCGACTGGCCCATGCGCCGCGCTTGGACCTGGCCACACCGCGCAAGTCTTTCGAGGAGGGAAGCTTGCCCGCGCATGAGGTGCTGAACGGCCTCGGTCGCCTGGCTCCGCCTGGGGAGGCCGTGCTGGCCTTGCCGGCGGGTGAGATATGGTCGCCTTCGCCCCAGCATCCGCCCGGATTTTATGGTCGTCCAGGCGACATGCAGGCGCGGAATTTGGGCGCGGTGTTGCCTGATTTGACGCCTTTATCCAATGCCCGAACCTGGCAACGGCAAGAGGATGGCCCGCAACCTTTAGGGGGATTCTTGTTGGCCTTGGCGGGATTGATGCTTGTGATCGATCTGGCACTTCTGGCGCGGCCCAGGGGCAAAAATCGGGCGGGGGCATGGTTGGCGTTGATTCTGATGGTCGCGCCCGGCGCGGCAGGGGCGACCTCGGTCGATCTGACGCGCGCCGATTTGGTGCTGGCCTATGTGATGACCGGCGATTCCTCCACGGACCGCCTCAGTGCCCAAGGATTGCGGGGCCTGGCCCGGGTTTTGGAGCAGCGCACCAGTCTGGTTCATGTCGCCGTCACGCCGGTGGCGTTGGATCGGGACGATCTGGCTTTGTATCCCCTGCTTTATTGGCCGCTTTCGGACGCGCAAGCACCGCTGGAGACGGACCAAGCGCGGCGTTTGGACGCCTATTGGCAACAGGGCGGGATGACTCTGTTCGATTTGCGCGGCCAGGACGGCGCACAGTTGAACCGCGTGTTATCGGCGCTGACTTTGCCGGCGCTTGAGCCTTTGCCCAGCGATCATGTGCTGACTCGCAGCTTTTATCTGATGAAGGAATTCCCCGGTAGGCGTCCCAGCACGGCCTTGTGGGTGTCCTTAGGCACCGAGCGGCAAGACGGTATCGGGGCTCTCGTGGTGGGTGATCAGGATTGGGCTTCGGCTTGGGCGGTGGATTCGAGTGGCCGTCCGATGGTGGATTTATCCCCCGGCGGAGAAGCGCAGCGCGAGATGGCCTACCGCTTTGGCGTCAATCTGGTGATGATGGCGCTGACAGGCCGCTATAAGACCGATCAGGTTCATTTGCCCTATATCCTGCGCCGCTTGAATCGCGAGCCGATGCCATGA
- a CDS encoding DUF3576 domain-containing protein: protein MKTLYLSLIFVLAGLTLAACGGLGGESSYPDKQAEDYKKYGSVVSEEGGFTLFGTDRKAQDQGSGIGVNGYLWRASLDTLSFMPLASADPFGGVILTDWYVTAQAPDERVKVSVYILSRELRADGLKVTVFRQKREADGQWADTTPGTETAAKLEETILTRARRLKIAQIKE, encoded by the coding sequence ATGAAAACTCTTTATCTTTCATTGATTTTTGTCCTGGCGGGCCTGACCCTGGCCGCATGCGGCGGGTTGGGCGGCGAATCCAGCTATCCCGACAAGCAGGCCGAGGACTATAAAAAATACGGCAGCGTGGTCAGCGAAGAGGGTGGCTTCACCTTATTCGGCACCGACCGCAAAGCGCAGGACCAAGGTTCGGGCATCGGGGTCAACGGCTATTTGTGGCGCGCCAGTTTGGACACATTGTCCTTCATGCCTTTGGCTTCCGCCGATCCCTTTGGCGGCGTCATCTTGACCGATTGGTATGTCACCGCCCAGGCCCCCGATGAGCGGGTCAAGGTCAGCGTCTATATCCTCAGCCGCGAGCTGCGCGCCGACGGGCTGAAGGTCACGGTGTTCCGGCAAAAGCGCGAGGCGGACGGCCAATGGGCCGACACCACCCCCGGCACCGAGACCGCCGCCAAGCTGGAAGAAACCATCCTGACCCGGGCGCGGCGTTTGAAAATCGCGCAGATCAAGGAATAG
- a CDS encoding porin, producing the protein MRKILLATTALVGVALYGGTAAAQQQGLQVTMGGYTEFRAGFFDESRRATSGTLVNGTSLNPPYAPGDAVRYTRGGTDFDTEWKLNVDAKGKSAEYNVEYGAHVDLTNTPSATAFNSFVAQNGTMVHTDQAYVWVSGKWGKALMGDEHGASDLFVTAPTVGTGQTGNGAVYTNYLNPGTVFAISPSYIDSDENSTKITYYTPKLGNDQHKVQFGASYAPNAFNRGQQVSVFRNQITNGSGSSLLLSGPAGAVPYENMLEFGGKYEGQWSKVGVLASFQVIAADDNNKYTLNGVNTARDFVGYGLGAQATYAGFTLGGSWYDPGRYMTIAGQNKDQSSWTIGGKYEYQKAAVAVSYLSGEGYGGVFRTLPTPANPHDNYVKNYQAVGVGATYSLFPGFVTGVDAVFFDQDHRVIGHDNDGHVVVLSQRVNF; encoded by the coding sequence ATGCGTAAGATCCTTTTGGCTACAACAGCCCTCGTGGGCGTGGCCTTATACGGCGGCACCGCCGCCGCGCAGCAGCAGGGGCTGCAGGTGACCATGGGTGGTTACACGGAATTCCGCGCCGGATTCTTCGATGAATCCCGCCGGGCGACCAGTGGCACTCTCGTGAATGGCACCTCGCTGAACCCTCCCTACGCCCCCGGTGACGCCGTTCGCTACACGCGTGGCGGTACGGATTTCGACACCGAGTGGAAGCTCAATGTCGATGCTAAGGGCAAGTCGGCCGAATACAACGTCGAATACGGCGCGCATGTCGACCTGACCAACACCCCGTCGGCCACAGCCTTCAACAGCTTTGTCGCTCAAAACGGCACCATGGTCCACACCGACCAGGCTTATGTCTGGGTTTCGGGCAAGTGGGGCAAGGCTCTGATGGGTGATGAGCATGGCGCCAGCGACTTGTTCGTCACGGCTCCCACCGTCGGCACCGGCCAGACCGGCAACGGCGCGGTGTACACCAACTACCTGAACCCCGGTACGGTGTTTGCCATCTCTCCCAGCTACATTGACTCGGACGAGAACTCCACCAAGATCACCTACTACACCCCCAAGCTGGGCAACGACCAGCACAAGGTGCAGTTTGGTGCCAGCTATGCGCCCAACGCCTTTAACCGGGGCCAGCAGGTTTCGGTCTTCCGTAACCAGATCACCAATGGCAGCGGCAGCTCGCTGTTGCTCTCAGGTCCCGCTGGTGCGGTTCCTTACGAGAACATGTTGGAATTCGGTGGCAAGTATGAAGGCCAGTGGAGCAAGGTTGGCGTCTTGGCCAGCTTCCAGGTCATTGCCGCGGATGACAACAACAAGTACACCCTCAATGGCGTGAACACGGCCCGTGACTTCGTGGGCTATGGCTTGGGCGCTCAGGCGACCTATGCCGGCTTCACCCTGGGCGGCAGCTGGTATGATCCCGGTCGTTATATGACGATCGCTGGTCAGAACAAGGACCAGAGCTCATGGACCATTGGTGGTAAGTACGAGTATCAGAAGGCTGCGGTGGCTGTCAGCTACCTCAGCGGCGAAGGCTACGGCGGTGTGTTCCGCACCCTGCCGACCCCCGCCAACCCGCATGACAACTACGTCAAGAACTACCAGGCCGTGGGCGTGGGTGCTACCTACTCCTTGTTCCCGGGCTTCGTGACGGGTGTTGATGCTGTGTTCTTCGATCAAGACCACCGCGTCATCGGTCATGACAATGACGGTCATGTCGTCGTTCTGTCTCAGCGCGTGAACTTCTAA
- a CDS encoding ankyrin repeat domain-containing protein, producing the protein MAKFQSQIEDRMISKEMKEKYRIYFIYALSLIGSMTFFATFFEYFTGQYSEFVSTYAFREGWHGSAIMEVFTSSSVRFVLRLSYVISFIGLFFLRRWGVYLCLIAWLGQLLPSALFSLLLGHGIDQGHIFSFVSLLAYLAVIALCWPVLKPGRAFRFCGGALLAGLLLHTCFFVYIFTSAQAVAATDDPARQNQLWRAVNNSDTETVRSLLADKEFHPRLAGKGCGPNAICDLISYAAMAKKGDVEIVHMLHQAGSPIDLPDGSSGDTPIIRAMLSGHIDIAEYLAKAGIDPMKVNRFGVSAFVVASGVGSSAILDAMIKSGAPVNFRQKLPDMMAKEGREVIDGVTPLMVAAFSGEIDLIESLLKNGADPSLVDQKGRNAYSYAIFGKNPTIEPKMRELSKRYASN; encoded by the coding sequence ATGGCCAAATTCCAAAGCCAAATAGAGGATAGAATGATAAGCAAGGAGATGAAAGAAAAATATAGAATATATTTTATATATGCGCTGTCTTTGATTGGATCCATGACGTTTTTCGCGACATTCTTTGAGTATTTTACAGGACAATATAGTGAATTTGTCAGTACTTATGCTTTCCGTGAAGGTTGGCATGGCAGTGCGATAATGGAAGTATTTACATCAAGCTCCGTACGCTTTGTCTTGCGCCTATCTTATGTTATTTCCTTCATAGGTCTTTTCTTTTTACGGCGCTGGGGCGTCTATCTTTGTCTTATCGCATGGCTCGGACAGCTTTTGCCAAGCGCCCTATTCTCCCTTCTGCTCGGACACGGCATCGATCAGGGCCATATCTTTTCCTTTGTTTCCTTGCTTGCCTATCTTGCCGTCATCGCTCTTTGTTGGCCTGTCCTTAAACCAGGTCGCGCCTTTCGTTTTTGCGGCGGGGCTTTGCTTGCAGGATTACTTCTGCATACATGCTTCTTTGTGTATATTTTTACGTCTGCCCAAGCCGTTGCAGCCACGGACGACCCTGCTAGGCAGAATCAGCTTTGGCGCGCCGTTAATAATAGCGATACCGAGACGGTAAGATCTTTACTGGCCGACAAAGAATTCCATCCGAGGCTTGCAGGAAAAGGCTGTGGACCGAACGCGATATGCGATCTGATCAGTTATGCAGCTATGGCCAAAAAAGGCGATGTAGAAATCGTGCACATGCTACATCAAGCAGGATCGCCCATTGATCTGCCAGATGGTAGCAGTGGCGATACCCCTATCATTCGCGCAATGCTTTCTGGGCATATAGACATCGCCGAATATCTTGCCAAGGCTGGCATAGACCCGATGAAGGTGAACAGATTCGGCGTCTCAGCTTTTGTCGTGGCATCGGGGGTGGGATCGTCCGCCATTCTAGACGCTATGATAAAATCCGGTGCCCCGGTCAATTTTAGACAGAAACTTCCTGATATGATGGCAAAGGAAGGCAGAGAGGTTATCGATGGGGTGACACCGCTCATGGTTGCCGCCTTCAGTGGAGAAATTGATTTAATCGAATCGCTACTGAAGAATGGGGCCGATCCGTCGCTCGTCGATCAGAAGGGGCGCAACGCCTATTCGTACGCGATATTCGGGAAAAACCCTACGATCGAGCCAAAAATGAGAGAGCTTTCAAAACGCTATGCGTCTAATTAA
- a CDS encoding DUF2793 domain-containing protein, whose amino-acid sequence MSQSPRLGLPYLVSGQAQKEVTHNDALNGLDFLVQLNVLDRDLNTPPASPTEGDTYIIGPSPTGAWAGQAGKLASYYAGWQIRTPAEGWRAFVRDEDRLVIHDGTGWAGFVHAAKAGSASVVGYGFDSDADTGLFRPAADTLALATAGAERVRVTSTGSWLLGRTSVGFNGLVEAEYSSATRSGIVCNDTATSGTGTALAFRMNGAAVGSITTTTGGTAYNTTSDRRLKDAIEDLPDCGALLDSLRPRQWRWRFGGETGAGFIAQELAQILPLAVTPGDDGAPAFGDPGFRAWAVDLSRLVPYLVAEIQSLRRRVAALESLSSPSTQEI is encoded by the coding sequence ATGAGCCAATCGCCTCGTCTTGGTCTGCCCTATCTTGTGTCCGGGCAGGCGCAAAAGGAAGTCACGCATAACGATGCCTTAAACGGCTTGGATTTTCTGGTGCAGCTGAACGTTCTGGATCGAGACTTGAACACGCCCCCTGCCAGCCCTACTGAGGGCGACACCTATATCATCGGGCCATCCCCCACAGGAGCCTGGGCGGGTCAGGCGGGCAAGCTGGCCAGTTATTATGCCGGATGGCAAATCCGCACACCCGCCGAAGGCTGGCGCGCCTTTGTGCGCGACGAGGACCGTCTGGTCATCCATGACGGCACGGGCTGGGCGGGGTTTGTCCATGCGGCCAAGGCCGGTTCGGCCTCTGTGGTCGGGTATGGATTCGATAGCGATGCGGATACGGGGCTTTTCCGTCCCGCCGCCGACACGCTGGCCTTGGCCACGGCGGGGGCTGAACGCGTGCGGGTGACCAGCACGGGATCATGGCTATTGGGCCGGACCAGCGTTGGATTCAACGGCCTGGTTGAGGCGGAATATTCCAGCGCCACACGCAGCGGCATCGTGTGTAACGACACCGCCACCAGCGGCACGGGCACGGCCTTGGCCTTTCGCATGAATGGCGCGGCGGTGGGCTCCATAACCACCACGACGGGCGGCACCGCCTATAACACCACCTCCGACCGGCGTTTGAAGGACGCTATCGAAGATCTGCCCGATTGCGGGGCGTTGCTGGACTCTTTGCGTCCGCGCCAGTGGCGTTGGCGCTTTGGCGGCGAAACGGGGGCGGGATTCATCGCGCAGGAATTGGCCCAAATCTTGCCCCTGGCCGTCACCCCGGGCGATGACGGCGCGCCCGCCTTTGGCGATCCGGGTTTTCGCGCTTGGGCGGTCGATCTGTCGCGCCTGGTTCCGTATTTGGTGGCCGAAATCCAGTCTTTGCGCCGCCGCGTGGCGGCCCTCGAATCCCTTTCCTCACCCTCGACACAGGAGATATGA
- the murJ gene encoding murein biosynthesis integral membrane protein MurJ — MSFIRAFSTIGGLTLASRVAGFVRDMLTASLLGAGPVADAVVVAQRLPNLFRSLFAEGAFNTAFVPLYTAERARQGEESARSFITEVWGAMILVLTIFSVLMVLFMPWVIRVIAPGFADEADRFALSVSLGRIAFPYLVLISLVALLSGVLNAHGRFAAPAIAPILFNICMILAVLGAILLGGAPELWLTCGLTASGAVQLAWLLWVVWRLKLSFRWSWPRWTPRLRHLAKQIAPSALGAGAIQINVLVSTILASLLPAGIVSALYYADRLAQLPMGVIGIAAGTAMLPLLSGHLARGDEHAASHLANRGMEASLFLALPAAGGLIAAAEPIVRVLFERGAFTAADTAATSAALAAYALGMPAAVLVRLLAANAFARQDTRLPVRCALFAVVANMVLAALLLPVLQHVGIALASSLAAWLNAGLLAHRVWGRGWLRPDARLRKNGVVLTAATFVMSGLVYGAACGARPFLLPSSGLLVQAAILTALLAAGGATYLLITWRAGAFSLADLRRWRKR, encoded by the coding sequence ATGAGCTTCATCCGCGCCTTTTCCACCATCGGTGGACTGACATTGGCCAGTCGTGTGGCGGGATTCGTGCGCGATATGTTGACCGCAAGCCTACTGGGCGCGGGGCCGGTGGCCGATGCGGTGGTGGTGGCGCAGCGTCTGCCCAATCTGTTCCGCAGCTTGTTCGCCGAGGGCGCGTTCAACACGGCCTTTGTGCCGCTTTATACCGCTGAACGAGCGCGACAGGGCGAAGAGTCGGCACGCAGCTTCATCACAGAGGTCTGGGGCGCGATGATCCTGGTATTGACGATCTTTAGTGTCCTCATGGTTCTTTTCATGCCCTGGGTGATCCGCGTGATCGCGCCGGGATTTGCGGATGAGGCCGACCGTTTCGCCCTGTCCGTATCGCTGGGCCGGATCGCCTTTCCCTATCTGGTGTTAATTTCCCTGGTAGCGCTGCTCAGCGGCGTGCTGAACGCGCATGGACGTTTCGCCGCGCCTGCCATCGCGCCTATTTTGTTCAATATCTGCATGATCCTGGCGGTTCTGGGGGCCATCCTCCTGGGCGGCGCGCCCGAATTGTGGCTGACATGCGGGCTGACCGCGTCGGGCGCGGTGCAACTGGCCTGGCTGTTATGGGTGGTGTGGCGTTTGAAGCTGTCCTTTCGCTGGTCCTGGCCGCGCTGGACTCCGCGCCTGCGGCATCTGGCCAAGCAAATCGCACCCAGCGCCTTGGGAGCGGGCGCCATCCAGATCAATGTCCTGGTCTCGACCATTCTGGCGTCGTTGCTGCCTGCGGGCATCGTCTCGGCGCTGTATTACGCGGATCGTTTGGCGCAATTGCCGATGGGCGTCATCGGCATTGCCGCCGGCACGGCCATGCTGCCCCTGTTGTCTGGACATCTGGCCCGTGGCGACGAACACGCCGCCAGCCATCTGGCCAATCGCGGCATGGAGGCCTCTTTGTTTCTGGCCTTGCCCGCCGCCGGCGGGTTGATCGCGGCGGCCGAACCGATCGTGCGCGTTTTATTCGAGCGCGGAGCCTTTACCGCCGCCGACACCGCCGCCACCTCGGCGGCGCTGGCCGCCTATGCGCTGGGCATGCCCGCCGCCGTGTTGGTGCGCTTGCTGGCCGCCAACGCCTTCGCGCGGCAAGACACGCGCCTACCGGTGCGCTGCGCCTTGTTCGCCGTGGTGGCCAATATGGTCTTGGCCGCCTTGCTGTTGCCGGTATTGCAGCATGTGGGCATCGCCCTGGCCTCTAGCCTGGCAGCTTGGCTGAATGCGGGGCTGTTGGCCCATCGCGTCTGGGGCCGAGGCTGGCTACGTCCCGATGCGCGTTTGCGGAAAAACGGCGTGGTGCTGACGGCTGCCACGTTTGTCATGTCAGGGCTGGTCTATGGCGCGGCATGCGGCGCGCGGCCTTTCTTGTTACCGTCAAGTGGCTTACTGGTCCAAGCTGCCATCTTAACCGCCTTGCTGGCCGCAGGCGGCGCGACCTATCTGCTGATCACATGGCGCGCGGGCGCGTTCAGCCTGGCCGATTTGCGGCGATGGAGAAAGCGTTGA
- a CDS encoding DUF58 domain-containing protein: MGRADPQHSMSFASRVDPALSLQRRAEALAAGLMPLLVRAPLGAQHAGPGLHGRRRTGLGEAFWQFRRYAPGDSARAIDWRRSARGDALFVRETEQESAQTVWLWCDASGSMGYRGTRAEETKHRRARLVLLALALLLRRAGEGVRMLDSPAMSWTQMAQDQDMDKGQADHFPHIDALPRRSILVLATDALQIPDFWADLAHRLHQRGARVVLWRVRDRDEIDFPFSGCLEMNGLEGEGHYVLPSAQDMRAAYGAALATHDARLDAIAHAAHWSLATHVTDQPAADALVALAQILGSRLDPALVPARMGA; the protein is encoded by the coding sequence ATGGGCCGGGCTGATCCGCAGCACAGCATGTCTTTTGCATCTCGGGTCGATCCTGCTTTGTCCTTGCAACGGCGGGCCGAGGCTTTGGCGGCCGGATTGATGCCGCTTTTGGTGCGCGCGCCTTTGGGCGCCCAGCATGCGGGGCCGGGGTTGCATGGACGGCGGCGCACGGGGCTGGGCGAGGCTTTTTGGCAATTCAGACGTTATGCGCCAGGCGATTCCGCGCGGGCGATCGATTGGCGACGCTCGGCGCGCGGGGATGCCTTGTTCGTGCGCGAGACCGAGCAAGAATCGGCTCAGACGGTGTGGCTGTGGTGCGATGCTTCCGGTTCGATGGGGTATCGCGGGACGCGCGCGGAGGAAACCAAGCATCGACGGGCGCGGCTGGTGTTGTTGGCCCTGGCTTTGCTGTTGCGCCGCGCGGGAGAGGGGGTGCGGATGTTGGATTCCCCCGCTATGTCCTGGACCCAGATGGCGCAAGACCAAGACATGGACAAAGGGCAGGCCGATCATTTCCCGCATATCGATGCCCTGCCCCGCCGGTCCATCCTGGTCTTAGCGACCGATGCCTTGCAAATACCCGACTTCTGGGCCGATTTGGCGCATCGGCTGCATCAGCGCGGCGCGCGCGTGGTGTTGTGGCGCGTGCGCGACCGCGACGAGATAGATTTCCCTTTTTCCGGCTGCCTGGAGATGAACGGCTTGGAAGGCGAAGGCCATTATGTGTTGCCCTCGGCCCAGGACATGCGTGCGGCCTATGGCGCGGCCCTGGCCACGCATGATGCGCGTCTGGACGCCATCGCCCATGCCGCGCATTGGAGCTTGGCGACCCATGTCACCGACCAACCCGCCGCCGATGCCTTGGTTGCCTTGGCGCAGATTCTGGGCAGTCGCCTCGACCCGGCCTTGGTGCCCGCACGGATGGGCGCGTGA
- the prfB gene encoding peptide chain release factor 2 (programmed frameshift), with amino-acid sequence MRAELEAADSAIRASLELLRRSLDWDRSQKRLAELNDAAEDPHLWDDSRRAQDLMRERTRLSEALEGYRALDQEFHDSLEMIALAEAEGEAALQAEAENQLLNLQKKVAQRELESLLSGEADPNDCYLEVNAGAGGTEAQDWAQMLLRMYMRWAEDHKCAVSVLDESPGEEAGIKSATIEVKGRNAYGWLKTEAGVHRLVRISPYDSNARRHTSFASVAVSPVVDEAIDIEILDKDLRIDTYRASGAGGQHVNKTDSAVRVTHLPTGIVVACQQERSQHKNRAKVMKMLQARLYELELAKREAVDAARDAEKTEIGWGHQIRSYVLQPYQMVKDVRTGVETSATAAVLDGDIDTFLQAALSHRIKGAGEGK; translated from the exons ATGCGCGCCGAACTTGAAGCAGCCGATAGCGCCATCCGCGCTTCGCTTGAGCTGCTAAGGAGGTCTCTT GACTGGGATCGCTCACAAAAACGCTTAGCTGAACTGAACGACGCCGCCGAGGACCCGCATCTATGGGACGATTCGCGCCGCGCGCAAGATTTGATGCGCGAACGCACCCGTCTGTCCGAAGCCTTGGAAGGCTATCGCGCCTTGGATCAGGAATTCCACGATAGCCTGGAAATGATCGCCCTGGCCGAGGCCGAAGGCGAAGCCGCGCTTCAGGCCGAGGCGGAAAACCAATTGCTGAACCTGCAAAAAAAGGTGGCTCAGCGCGAATTGGAAAGCCTGCTTTCGGGCGAGGCGGACCCGAACGATTGTTACCTAGAGGTCAATGCCGGTGCAGGCGGCACCGAGGCGCAAGACTGGGCGCAAATGTTGCTGCGCATGTATATGCGCTGGGCGGAAGACCATAAATGCGCCGTCAGCGTGTTGGACGAAAGCCCCGGCGAAGAAGCCGGCATCAAATCGGCCACCATCGAGGTCAAGGGCCGCAACGCCTATGGCTGGCTCAAGACCGAGGCGGGGGTGCATCGTCTGGTGCGCATCAGCCCGTATGATTCGAACGCGCGCCGCCATACCAGCTTTGCCAGCGTCGCCGTCAGCCCCGTGGTGGACGAGGCCATCGATATCGAGATTCTGGATAAAGACCTGCGCATCGACACCTATCGCGCCTCGGGCGCGGGCGGTCAGCATGTGAATAAGACCGACAGCGCCGTGCGCGTCACCCATTTGCCGACGGGCATCGTGGTGGCATGTCAGCAGGAACGCTCACAACACAAAAACCGCGCCAAAGTCATGAAGATGCTGCAAGCGCGCCTGTATGAATTGGAGCTGGCCAAACGCGAAGCCGTGGACGCCGCGCGCGATGCCGAGAAAACCGAGATCGGCTGGGGCCACCAAATCCGCTCTTATGTGCTGCAGCCCTATCAAATGGTCAAAGACGTGCGCACCGGCGTGGAAACCAGCGCGACCGCCGCCGTCCTAGACGGCGATATCGACACCTTCCTACAAGCCGCTCTGTCCCACCGCATCAAGGGCGCGGGGGAGGGGAAATAG